One segment of Thermodesulfovibrionales bacterium DNA contains the following:
- a CDS encoding ATP-dependent DNA helicase encodes MMDYTERQLEAINHLDGNLQVIACAGSGKTRVLAQHVVKLLKDKAEEGIGPPNIIAFTFTEKAAGELKDRIHTLCRQQLGQSTGLAEMFVGTIHGFCLDLLQTYQYRFLKYRVLNDVQQRLLIHRHSKESGLTDLATHDGKSLKRWQDSRLYQRCLSIIRESFIDDKALGTHPIAGALQKYNQLLDRKSYLDYSRILTEAVTALQSDAELRAKIAGRVKYLIVDEYQDVNPLQEALVVLLYQLGAEVRVVGDDDQTIYQWNGSDIQNILGFQERYRDVHQVPLAKNFRSSKGVVETARQIAERNRNRLPKRMESSEKQPFDYGDILCRRLNSPQAEAEWIVGKVLSMRGVPFTEEGHSRGLTWSDCAILLRCVKNSAGPVVDALRRANIPYVIKGGAGLFDAAEVLAARAIVYYLNGEITGDELRKAWQAANLGIEDAKLQRAIGWLDAEKADWPNRLINRTYSIQQTFQGFLGVIELREDTIPGRGVHDRNRGELVYYNLGKFSQVITDFEEIHWQSSAESLYAAFAGFLRHQAADYYPEGWEDAAFVTPDAVQIMTIHQAKGMEFPVVFLPNLVKNRFPTPSARGRQWWHVIPPTAVKGAERYLGSVEDERRLFYVALTRSKKHLYCTWAPEATSGHYSRQSSFVSEFTASEFVLTREPSPSSIAKIEPKAAKADIEIPLTFAELKYYFQCPYQFKLRYMYGFNPGFHEKLGYGKSLHDCLAEVHRRALDGKYLKPDDVPRLLDDHLHLPYAWPKLLVDMRTQADIVMRKYLRENSDVLDKIEFAEKTVELKLAEGIVVHGRIDLIRRTDTKQVIIIDFKSTDRAQEEDVTSTQLHIYAMGYQQLAGRSADLVEIYSLDKGAGAAVRELVDEKLLKKNGV; translated from the coding sequence ATGATGGACTATACAGAGCGGCAGCTTGAGGCAATCAACCATTTGGACGGTAATCTTCAAGTGATTGCGTGCGCGGGTTCTGGAAAGACACGCGTGCTCGCACAGCATGTCGTTAAGCTTCTTAAAGACAAGGCTGAAGAAGGCATCGGCCCTCCAAACATCATTGCGTTTACTTTCACCGAAAAAGCCGCCGGGGAACTCAAGGATCGGATACACACACTCTGTCGCCAGCAGTTGGGCCAAAGTACCGGCCTCGCCGAAATGTTCGTCGGCACGATTCACGGTTTCTGTTTGGATCTCCTTCAGACATACCAGTATCGATTCCTGAAATACAGAGTTCTTAACGATGTACAGCAGCGACTTCTGATACACCGCCATTCAAAAGAGTCAGGGCTGACGGACCTTGCCACCCACGATGGAAAATCTCTGAAGCGTTGGCAGGACTCTCGCCTGTATCAACGATGCCTCTCGATCATAAGAGAGTCATTCATTGACGATAAGGCGCTTGGGACACATCCAATTGCTGGAGCTCTTCAAAAATATAATCAGCTTCTCGATAGAAAAAGCTATCTTGACTATAGTCGGATACTGACCGAGGCGGTGACTGCTCTCCAGAGCGACGCTGAGTTGAGAGCAAAGATAGCCGGCAGAGTCAAATATCTCATCGTAGACGAATACCAGGATGTAAACCCCCTTCAGGAAGCACTTGTGGTGCTTCTTTATCAACTAGGGGCAGAAGTGCGTGTAGTCGGTGACGACGACCAGACGATATATCAGTGGAATGGAAGCGATATCCAGAACATTCTGGGTTTTCAGGAGAGATACAGGGATGTCCATCAAGTTCCACTTGCGAAAAATTTCCGTAGTAGCAAAGGGGTTGTAGAAACTGCTAGGCAAATTGCGGAGAGGAACCGCAATCGGCTGCCGAAAAGAATGGAGAGCAGTGAGAAACAACCTTTCGATTACGGTGACATACTTTGTCGTCGGTTGAACTCTCCACAGGCTGAGGCGGAGTGGATTGTCGGGAAGGTTCTTTCCATGCGCGGTGTACCGTTTACGGAAGAAGGTCACTCGAGAGGACTTACATGGTCTGATTGCGCAATCCTCCTTCGGTGCGTTAAGAATAGCGCAGGTCCTGTCGTTGACGCACTCAGGCGAGCAAATATCCCTTATGTGATTAAAGGCGGGGCCGGTCTCTTTGACGCGGCAGAAGTTCTGGCTGCCAGAGCAATTGTCTACTATCTGAATGGTGAGATCACCGGAGATGAACTGAGGAAGGCATGGCAGGCCGCGAACCTTGGGATTGAGGACGCAAAGCTCCAGAGGGCGATTGGGTGGCTCGATGCTGAAAAAGCTGACTGGCCGAACCGCCTGATCAACCGAACTTATTCCATTCAGCAGACATTTCAGGGTTTTCTTGGGGTTATTGAGCTGAGAGAGGACACGATACCTGGGCGCGGCGTACATGACCGCAACCGGGGTGAACTTGTCTATTACAATCTCGGAAAGTTTAGCCAGGTGATCACGGATTTTGAGGAGATCCATTGGCAGAGCAGTGCAGAGAGTCTTTATGCAGCCTTCGCAGGCTTTCTACGGCATCAGGCTGCTGATTATTACCCTGAGGGTTGGGAAGACGCGGCTTTTGTGACGCCCGATGCGGTGCAGATCATGACGATCCATCAGGCCAAGGGGATGGAGTTCCCGGTCGTGTTCCTGCCGAACCTTGTTAAGAACAGATTCCCGACGCCGAGTGCAAGGGGCCGGCAGTGGTGGCATGTGATCCCGCCGACTGCCGTAAAGGGAGCGGAGCGTTACCTTGGGTCGGTCGAAGATGAGCGACGGCTCTTTTATGTCGCCCTTACGAGAAGCAAGAAGCATCTCTATTGCACTTGGGCACCTGAAGCAACATCGGGGCACTATTCGCGTCAATCGTCGTTTGTCAGTGAATTTACAGCATCGGAGTTTGTGCTGACGAGGGAGCCTTCTCCTTCATCAATTGCCAAGATCGAGCCCAAGGCAGCAAAGGCTGATATCGAGATACCTTTGACATTCGCCGAACTGAAGTACTACTTCCAGTGCCCTTATCAATTCAAGCTCAGGTACATGTATGGTTTCAATCCTGGGTTTCATGAGAAACTCGGGTATGGGAAATCTCTGCATGACTGCCTTGCCGAGGTGCACAGGCGTGCGCTGGATGGCAAGTATCTGAAGCCCGACGACGTTCCCCGATTACTTGACGACCATCTTCATCTGCCTTACGCGTGGCCCAAGCTGCTTGTAGATATGCGCACTCAGGCGGATATTGTGATGCGCAAGTACCTGAGAGAGAATTCGGATGTGCTGGACAAAATTGAATTTGCGGAAAAGACTGTTGAATTGAAATTAGCCGAAGGCATTGTGGTACATGGGCGCATCGATCTCATCCGTAGAACGGATACAAAGCAGGTAATAATTATCGATTTCAAGTCTACGGATCGCGCACAGGAGGAAGACGTGACAAGCACGCAACTGCATATCTATGCTATGGGGTACCAGCAGCTTGCGGGGAGATCAGCCGACCTTGTTGAAATCTATAGTCTCGATAAGGGCGCGGGCGCTGCAGTCCGTGAGTTAGTGGACGAGAAGTTGTTGAAAAAAAACGGAGTCTGA
- a CDS encoding metal-dependent transcriptional regulator: MDRERIDEALELLWLLDEEGRPELERFRLSSDDPDFEELQEALKREGFISLEGANVSLSERGRTLARGLTRRHRLAERLFTDVFDLKSDQVESDACKMEHILSEELTDSVCTFLGHPPSCPHGKPIPKGECCKKYKVEVTPVVMRLSTFEVGARGRIVFIVPSEAARLNRLGSIGIAAGSILKLIQKTPSYVIQVDETTVALDPDIAKEIFVKRVA, translated from the coding sequence GTGGACAGAGAGCGGATCGACGAGGCCCTTGAACTCCTCTGGCTCCTTGACGAGGAAGGCCGGCCTGAGTTAGAGCGCTTCAGGCTGAGTTCGGATGACCCGGATTTCGAGGAGCTTCAGGAGGCATTGAAGCGTGAAGGGTTCATCAGTCTGGAGGGTGCTAACGTCTCGCTCTCTGAGAGAGGCCGTACCTTGGCCCGGGGTTTGACGAGGAGACACCGGCTGGCTGAAAGGCTCTTCACAGATGTCTTTGATCTCAAGAGCGACCAGGTAGAGTCTGACGCCTGCAAAATGGAGCATATTTTGAGCGAAGAATTGACGGACAGCGTCTGTACGTTCCTCGGTCATCCACCGTCATGTCCCCATGGAAAGCCTATTCCGAAGGGCGAATGCTGCAAGAAGTATAAGGTTGAGGTGACACCGGTCGTCATGAGGCTCTCGACCTTTGAGGTCGGTGCAAGAGGCAGGATCGTATTCATCGTCCCCTCTGAGGCAGCAAGGCTCAACAGACTGGGTTCCATAGGCATAGCTGCCGGGAGCATATTGAAACTGATCCAGAAGACCCCCTCCTACGTTATCCAGGTTGATGAGACCACCGTCGCCCTAGACCCCGATATCGCCAAAGAGATCTTCGTCAAGAGAGTGGCCTGA
- a CDS encoding ribonuclease HII — protein sequence MDLYRYDETLRDGGFQRIAGIDEAGRGPLAGPVVAAAVVIDPSERIDGLRDSKKVPERERESLFWEVFCSCLDIGVGVVEADVIDRMNILKATQLAMKQAVKDLSVEPDLLLIDAVQLKTLDIRQMSLIKGESRSASIAAASIIAKVVRDRIMEHYDVLYPEYGFSRHKGYPTKDHRKRIVNRGPCPIHRKSFEHVMSLSLPFACGGG from the coding sequence ATGGATTTATACCGGTATGATGAAACCCTCAGGGACGGAGGATTTCAGAGGATCGCCGGTATCGATGAAGCGGGGAGAGGTCCCCTTGCCGGGCCGGTCGTCGCTGCTGCTGTTGTGATCGATCCTTCGGAGAGGATCGACGGTCTCAGGGACTCAAAGAAGGTCCCGGAAAGGGAGCGAGAGTCCCTTTTCTGGGAAGTCTTCTGCAGCTGCCTTGACATAGGGGTCGGAGTTGTGGAGGCCGACGTCATAGACAGGATGAACATTTTGAAGGCAACGCAGCTTGCCATGAAGCAGGCCGTAAAAGACCTTTCTGTAGAACCCGATCTTCTCCTCATCGACGCTGTTCAGTTGAAGACGTTGGATATACGGCAGATGTCGCTCATAAAAGGGGAATCACGGAGTGCTTCTATCGCCGCAGCATCTATCATCGCCAAGGTCGTGCGGGACAGGATCATGGAACACTACGACGTTCTCTATCCTGAGTATGGTTTTTCACGGCACAAGGGCTACCCAACAAAGGACCATAGAAAGAGGATTGTGAATAGAGGACCCTGTCCCATCCACAGGAAGAGCTTTGAGCACGTCATGTCCCTCAGTCTTCCCTTTGCATGCGGAGGAGGGTAG
- a CDS encoding DUF2442 domain-containing protein: MYYDVLEARYIEEYKLELVFEKGKKGIIDLSKYRYKGGVFSRFSDIEYFKQFYVNKEIGTLCWPDGLDIAPETLYHEATGEPLPAWMRPERAVV; encoded by the coding sequence ATGTACTATGACGTTTTAGAAGCAAGATATATTGAAGAATACAAGCTTGAACTTGTTTTCGAAAAAGGCAAGAAGGGGATTATTGATTTGAGCAAGTATAGATATAAGGGCGGTGTTTTCAGCCGTTTTTCCGATATTGAATACTTTAAGCAGTTCTATGTAAACAAGGAAATCGGAACATTATGCTGGCCTGACGGGCTGGATATCGCACCTGAGACACTTTATCATGAGGCAACTGGAGAACCTCTGCCCGCATGGATGAGACCTGAAAGGGCAGTGGTTTAA
- the acs gene encoding acetate--CoA ligase has translation MSRQGLESFSPSDVSTGTMDKEGNVLYDYNRMAQQDTIEVLMREERRFPPSPEFQSAAHIKSIGDYEGLYRRSITDPDGFWAEIADEHISWQRRWDRVLEYDFSVPSVRWFIGGKLNASFNCLDRFLPTSVKNKAAIIWESDDGRYRTFTYQQLSYEVNRFANVLKKKGVGKGDRVAIYLPMIPELPIAMLACARIGAIHTVVFGGFSARALRDRIKDSQAKLLVTADEGLRGGKTVGLKSNADEAVSECPSIEKVIVVKRTGSPVAMDERRDSIWEDEVTAPDIKNYCEPEIMDSEDPLFILYTSGSTGKPKGIIHATGGYMVFTNITFKWIFDHHDTDIFFCTADIGWVTGHSYIVYGPLSNGATCLMFEGIPTYPGPDRFWEIVEKHRVTVFYTAPTAIRALMREGEEWAKNHDLSSLRLLGTVGEPINPEAWMWYHTNIGKGKTPIVDTWWQTETGGILITPLPGAFTLKPGSANRPFFGIVPRVLRENGEEASANEGGYLVIERPWPGMLVGMYNDEKRMRFREVYFSRFKGKYLTGDGASVDREGDFWIMGRIDDVLNVSGHRLGTSEIESALVSHEAVAEAAVVGFPHEIKGDGIYAYVVLKEGFDPSDRLRKDLTIQVRTVIGPIATPDKIQFTAGLPKTRSGKIMRRILRKISRGDIDDLGDISTLADSSIVESLVREKV, from the coding sequence GTGAGTCGGCAGGGATTGGAGAGTTTTTCGCCCTCAGACGTATCAACGGGGACAATGGACAAGGAAGGGAATGTTTTGTATGATTACAATAGGATGGCACAGCAGGATACTATTGAAGTTCTTATGAGAGAGGAGAGGAGGTTCCCTCCGTCTCCGGAATTTCAGTCAGCGGCCCACATCAAGAGCATCGGCGACTATGAGGGGCTCTACCGGCGGTCAATAACAGACCCCGACGGGTTCTGGGCCGAGATTGCCGATGAACATATATCATGGCAGAGGAGATGGGACAGGGTTCTGGAATACGATTTTTCGGTCCCCTCTGTGAGATGGTTTATCGGTGGAAAGTTGAACGCCTCTTTCAACTGCCTCGACAGATTTCTGCCGACCTCTGTAAAAAATAAGGCTGCAATCATATGGGAATCTGATGACGGGCGCTACAGGACCTTCACTTACCAACAACTCTCCTATGAAGTGAACCGCTTTGCGAATGTCCTGAAGAAGAAAGGCGTCGGAAAAGGCGACAGGGTCGCGATCTACCTGCCGATGATCCCGGAGCTCCCCATCGCGATGCTCGCGTGCGCAAGGATCGGGGCGATCCATACTGTTGTGTTCGGCGGTTTCAGTGCCAGGGCCCTGAGGGACAGGATCAAGGACTCCCAGGCAAAGCTTCTCGTCACTGCCGACGAAGGTTTAAGGGGAGGGAAGACGGTCGGACTCAAGAGCAATGCCGATGAGGCAGTATCAGAATGTCCCTCCATTGAAAAGGTGATCGTTGTAAAGAGAACAGGCTCGCCCGTTGCCATGGACGAAAGGCGTGATTCAATATGGGAAGACGAGGTGACGGCCCCTGATATCAAGAATTACTGCGAACCAGAAATAATGGATTCCGAGGACCCCCTCTTCATCCTCTATACATCGGGGTCTACAGGAAAACCGAAGGGCATAATCCATGCGACAGGCGGCTACATGGTCTTTACAAATATAACCTTCAAGTGGATATTCGACCATCATGACACAGATATCTTCTTCTGCACAGCCGACATCGGGTGGGTTACGGGCCACAGCTATATCGTCTATGGGCCTCTCTCCAACGGAGCCACCTGTCTCATGTTCGAAGGCATACCGACATATCCCGGACCGGACAGATTCTGGGAGATCGTAGAAAAACACAGGGTGACGGTATTCTATACCGCTCCCACCGCCATACGGGCGTTGATGAGAGAAGGTGAGGAGTGGGCAAAAAATCATGACCTCTCATCCCTCAGACTCCTCGGGACCGTTGGCGAACCGATCAACCCCGAGGCCTGGATGTGGTACCACACCAACATCGGAAAAGGGAAAACGCCTATTGTCGACACATGGTGGCAGACAGAGACGGGAGGCATCCTGATAACGCCCCTTCCGGGCGCCTTTACCCTGAAACCCGGCTCTGCGAACAGACCCTTCTTCGGGATCGTCCCAAGGGTATTGAGGGAGAACGGAGAGGAGGCGTCCGCGAATGAGGGAGGATATCTCGTGATAGAGAGACCCTGGCCCGGGATGCTTGTCGGGATGTACAATGACGAGAAGCGGATGCGCTTCAGAGAGGTCTATTTCAGCCGCTTCAAAGGGAAGTACCTGACAGGCGACGGCGCCAGCGTCGACAGAGAGGGCGACTTCTGGATCATGGGAAGGATTGATGATGTCCTCAATGTGAGCGGCCACAGACTTGGAACATCAGAGATTGAATCGGCTCTCGTGAGCCACGAAGCCGTTGCAGAGGCAGCCGTCGTTGGCTTCCCCCATGAGATCAAGGGCGACGGGATCTACGCTTATGTGGTCTTGAAAGAGGGTTTTGATCCCTCGGACAGGCTCAGAAAGGACCTTACTATTCAGGTGAGGACGGTCATCGGGCCTATCGCAACGCCGGACAAGATACAGTTTACCGCAGGACTGCCAAAGACAAGGAGCGGAAAGATTATGAGGAGAATCCTTCGTAAGATCTCGAGGGGCGATATTGACGACCTCGGTGATATCTCAACACTGGCAGACAGCTCGATCGTCGAAAGCCTTGTAAGGGAAAAGGTCTGA
- the queD gene encoding 6-carboxytetrahydropterin synthase QueD, which translates to MFELMVETTFSAAHQLRGYKGKCENFHGHNWKVQVHVAAEKLNEIDIGIDFHDLKRFTREVVGSLDHTFLNEIFPFTERNPSSENIAKWIHDTLKKKVNSEYIHLTAVTVWESDAASATYYED; encoded by the coding sequence ATGTTTGAACTCATGGTGGAGACTACGTTCTCTGCTGCCCATCAACTTCGGGGATACAAGGGCAAATGCGAAAACTTCCACGGCCATAACTGGAAGGTCCAGGTCCATGTTGCCGCAGAAAAACTGAACGAAATCGACATCGGCATCGATTTCCACGATCTGAAACGCTTCACCCGGGAAGTCGTCGGATCCCTTGACCACACCTTTCTCAACGAGATATTTCCCTTCACCGAGAGGAATCCATCCTCAGAAAATATCGCAAAATGGATACACGACACCCTCAAGAAGAAGGTGAACAGCGAGTACATCCATCTCACGGCAGTCACGGTATGGGAATCGGACGCTGCCTCCGCCACTTATTATGAGGATTGA
- the trmD gene encoding tRNA (guanosine(37)-N1)-methyltransferase TrmD → MRCEIITIFPGIFHAYFSESILKRAIQKGIIDLKVHNLRDFTTDKHRTVDDHPYGGGSGMVMKPGPFFDAVESVKADGVETCTIMLTPKGRPFHQEAALALSQERRRLLFLCGRYEAIDERVRERLVDLELSIGDYILTGGELPALVIIDALVRLLPGALGDERSVVEESFSWGILDYPHYTRPPEYRGMKVPDVLLSGNHKDIARWRRKEALKGTLRMRPDLLQKASLTREDHTLLSEIKEEEDESRECR, encoded by the coding sequence ATGAGATGCGAGATCATCACCATATTCCCCGGCATCTTCCATGCCTACTTCTCCGAGAGCATTCTGAAGAGGGCGATCCAGAAAGGAATCATCGATCTGAAGGTGCACAACCTCAGGGATTTTACGACTGACAAGCACAGGACCGTCGATGATCATCCTTACGGAGGAGGATCGGGGATGGTCATGAAGCCAGGACCCTTTTTTGACGCTGTGGAGTCCGTAAAGGCAGACGGAGTCGAGACCTGCACGATCATGCTGACGCCCAAGGGAAGACCCTTCCATCAGGAGGCGGCTCTTGCCCTGTCACAGGAGAGGAGGAGACTCCTTTTTTTATGCGGAAGGTATGAGGCAATCGATGAACGGGTAAGAGAGAGACTCGTTGACCTTGAGCTGTCGATAGGAGATTATATTTTGACTGGCGGGGAACTGCCGGCTTTGGTTATAATAGATGCTCTCGTCAGGCTGCTGCCGGGAGCATTAGGTGATGAACGTTCCGTCGTGGAGGAGTCCTTCTCGTGGGGTATCCTCGATTACCCCCATTACACCAGGCCGCCGGAGTACCGGGGGATGAAGGTCCCTGATGTGCTCCTGTCGGGTAATCATAAGGACATTGCGAGGTGGAGAAGGAAGGAGGCGTTGAAGGGCACATTGAGGATGAGGCCCGATCTTCTCCAAAAGGCCTCGCTTACGCGGGAAGACCATACATTACTTTCAGAGATTAAGGAGGAAGAAGATGAATCTCGTGAGTGCCGTTGA
- the radC gene encoding DNA repair protein RadC has product MAKAPSREQMHAGHRKRLRMRFLKEGLDSFEDHQVLELLLFQTIPRLDTNPLAHRLMQRFGSLSAVFEADPKDLASVEGIGENAAIFLSMIPQVTRRYFHDRVNHSRKPLNNSESAAEYLVPLMAGRSEEVFYVICLDSQLRVLYPALISEGTVKDALVHPRHVAEAAVRHKAASVILAHNHPAGSAKPSTHDHKLTRNLFQALGGINVQVVDHIIVAGEQIYSFSRDGALPVYEAGA; this is encoded by the coding sequence ATGGCCAAGGCTCCTTCTAGGGAACAAATGCATGCAGGACACCGTAAGCGGTTAAGAATGCGTTTCCTCAAAGAAGGCTTGGATAGCTTCGAAGATCATCAGGTTCTTGAGCTTCTCTTATTCCAGACGATCCCACGGCTTGATACAAACCCTTTAGCGCACAGGCTGATGCAGCGTTTCGGCAGTCTTTCAGCTGTCTTTGAGGCCGATCCAAAGGATTTGGCCTCTGTTGAAGGTATCGGAGAAAATGCCGCTATCTTTCTTTCAATGATCCCTCAGGTCACTCGGCGATACTTTCACGATCGTGTTAACCACTCCCGAAAGCCTCTCAACAATTCTGAGTCGGCAGCCGAGTATCTTGTGCCCCTCATGGCTGGACGTTCCGAAGAAGTATTCTATGTGATTTGTCTTGACTCTCAGCTTCGAGTCCTTTATCCAGCGTTGATAAGCGAGGGCACAGTGAAGGATGCCCTTGTACACCCCCGTCATGTTGCAGAGGCGGCAGTGAGGCACAAGGCGGCCTCCGTTATTCTTGCGCATAACCATCCCGCGGGAAGCGCCAAACCATCTACCCACGACCACAAGCTAACTCGCAATCTGTTCCAGGCCCTTGGTGGAATCAATGTCCAGGTGGTGGATCATATTATTGTGGCAGGCGAGCAGATTTACAGCTTTTCTCGGGACGGAGCACTGCCGGTTTATGAGGCAGGTGCATGA
- a CDS encoding DUF4160 domain-containing protein: protein MPEISRFFGIVIAMFFDDHNPPHFHARYGSYSIAIRIEDFAILEGYLPPKALGLVIEWADIHKEELLKDWELAKDQKPLFPIEPLK from the coding sequence ATGCCTGAGATAAGCAGGTTCTTTGGTATAGTCATAGCAATGTTTTTTGACGACCACAACCCTCCTCACTTCCATGCGAGATACGGAAGTTATTCGATAGCGATAAGAATTGAGGACTTTGCGATACTGGAAGGATATTTGCCGCCGAAGGCATTAGGGCTTGTTATAGAATGGGCAGATATCCATAAAGAAGAACTATTGAAAGATTGGGAGTTGGCTAAAGATCAGAAACCCTTGTTCCCAATTGAGCCCCTAAAATAA
- the hpt gene encoding hypoxanthine phosphoribosyltransferase, translated as MVVGRPFLTAEQIQQKVKELAERISHDYKGKDILAVGILRGAFMFYSDLVRLIQVPLTVDFIVAASYEKTETTGDVKVFYDIREDVTDKDVLLIEDIVDSGYTLNYIRERILSRRPRSLKICVFLDKKERREVDVYLDYVGFEIPNEFVVGYGLDYDNRFRNLPYIAIFRKSV; from the coding sequence ATGGTAGTGGGAAGACCCTTTTTGACTGCCGAACAGATTCAGCAGAAGGTTAAAGAACTGGCAGAAAGAATCTCTCATGATTACAAAGGAAAGGACATCCTGGCCGTCGGGATATTGAGAGGGGCTTTTATGTTCTATTCCGATCTTGTCAGGTTGATTCAGGTCCCTTTGACCGTTGACTTTATTGTCGCCGCAAGCTATGAGAAGACCGAGACTACCGGCGATGTGAAGGTATTCTATGACATACGAGAGGACGTTACTGACAAGGACGTTCTTCTTATAGAGGACATCGTCGATTCAGGATATACCCTGAACTATATTCGTGAGCGAATACTCTCGAGGCGTCCGAGGAGCCTGAAGATTTGCGTGTTCCTTGACAAGAAAGAGCGGAGAGAAGTTGACGTCTACCTCGACTACGTTGGCTTCGAAATACCGAATGAATTTGTTGTCGGCTATGGTCTGGACTATGACAACAGGTTCAGGAACCTCCCGTATATCGCCATATTCAGAAAGTCCGTTTGA
- the rplS gene encoding 50S ribosomal protein L19, whose amino-acid sequence MNLVSAVEEGYRKDVPAFRVGDTVKVFVKVVEGDKERIQPFEGVVIARRGTGVRGTFMVRKVSFGIGVERIFPLHSPSLERIDVIRKGSVRRAKLYYIRTKKGKAAKIKEKERERIAVPKEA is encoded by the coding sequence ATGAATCTCGTGAGTGCCGTTGAAGAAGGATACAGGAAGGACGTTCCTGCTTTTCGGGTTGGCGATACGGTGAAGGTTTTCGTCAAGGTTGTTGAGGGAGACAAGGAAAGGATCCAGCCCTTTGAGGGCGTTGTTATCGCGAGACGGGGAACAGGCGTCAGGGGTACGTTCATGGTCAGAAAGGTCTCCTTCGGGATCGGCGTGGAAAGGATATTCCCTCTCCATTCGCCGTCACTGGAGCGGATTGACGTGATACGGAAGGGCTCCGTCAGGAGGGCAAAGCTTTACTATATCAGAACAAAGAAGGGTAAGGCAGCCAAGATAAAAGAGAAGGAAAGAGAGAGAATCGCCGTTCCCAAAGAGGCCTAG
- a CDS encoding TldD/PmbA family protein — MSRGADLAEVYLTSAKNLLVEAKGQSVEAVESSISFGYSLRVITDKRLGFSFSTDPRDAEKVVEKATETARWTEQDEYLDLPGASPATSGGIFDEAVAAVTEEDAVAKALALEKAALDSDRRITKVRKASASFSSRDLMIVNSKGLHAAYPATAATAQITVAAEGEGDSQMGWDFDGSRFLTNLSFEAVGRTAAERALRMLGARNMNSLKAPVVLDNSVAVDFLGIFSSLLSAESVQKGRSLLAHRLNEEVMSPMITLVDDGTMNHKLGSRPCDDEGTATSRKNLIEDGVLVAYMYNTRTARKDGVKSTGNAVRGGFSSLPAVGPSNLLLAVSGEHVYSGNLFDLPEKCLYVTEAMGIHTANPVSGEFSIGVSGLWIKNGIIQHPVKEAVLSGNILEFFRKVEAAGDDLRFYGNMASPGLLFGPTDISA; from the coding sequence TTGAGCAGAGGCGCAGACCTTGCGGAAGTTTATCTCACGTCGGCAAAGAACCTCCTTGTGGAGGCAAAGGGTCAATCAGTCGAGGCTGTTGAGTCATCCATCTCCTTCGGATATTCCCTCCGCGTTATTACCGATAAGAGACTCGGTTTCTCCTTCTCTACAGACCCCCGGGACGCTGAGAAGGTTGTCGAGAAAGCGACCGAGACTGCGAGATGGACCGAGCAGGATGAATACCTCGATCTCCCCGGAGCGTCACCGGCGACGTCGGGAGGGATCTTCGATGAAGCAGTCGCCGCAGTGACCGAAGAAGATGCAGTCGCAAAGGCCCTTGCCCTGGAAAAGGCTGCCCTCGACTCCGACAGAAGAATTACGAAGGTGAGAAAGGCTTCTGCCTCCTTTTCATCGAGGGATCTGATGATCGTGAATTCAAAGGGCCTCCATGCGGCTTATCCAGCAACAGCCGCAACGGCCCAGATCACGGTCGCGGCCGAAGGTGAGGGCGACAGCCAGATGGGATGGGATTTTGACGGCAGCAGGTTTCTTACGAACCTATCCTTTGAGGCGGTGGGCAGGACGGCCGCTGAACGGGCGCTCCGCATGCTCGGAGCCAGGAATATGAACTCACTCAAGGCACCGGTGGTGCTTGATAACTCCGTTGCTGTAGACTTCCTCGGAATCTTTTCTTCGCTCCTCTCGGCAGAGTCTGTTCAGAAGGGCAGATCGCTCCTTGCCCATCGGCTGAACGAGGAGGTCATGAGCCCCATGATAACGCTTGTTGACGACGGAACGATGAACCACAAACTCGGCAGCAGGCCCTGCGATGACGAAGGCACGGCAACTTCGAGAAAGAATCTCATAGAGGATGGCGTTCTTGTTGCTTATATGTACAATACTCGTACCGCCAGGAAAGACGGTGTGAAATCCACCGGGAATGCCGTTCGGGGAGGTTTTTCATCGCTGCCTGCGGTGGGCCCTTCGAACCTCTTGCTGGCTGTCTCGGGGGAACATGTATATTCCGGAAATCTCTTTGACCTGCCGGAAAAATGCCTTTATGTCACCGAAGCCATGGGAATCCATACGGCAAATCCTGTGTCAGGGGAATTCTCTATCGGTGTTTCAGGCCTCTGGATTAAGAATGGAATTATCCAGCATCCCGTAAAGGAAGCCGTCCTTTCAGGGAACATTCTTGAGTTTTTCAGGAAGGTCGAGGCCGCAGGTGATGACCTGAGGTTCTATGGCAATATGGCCTCACCCGGTCTCCTCTTCGGCCCGACCGACATAAGCGCTTGA